The Candidatus Zixiibacteriota bacterium genome window below encodes:
- the rpsI gene encoding 30S ribosomal protein S9: MAVDTFWATGRRKEATARVGLQMGTGRFVVNGLTLDEYFHRETLVMLIEQPLRLVEAKGQVDIICYAEGGGKSGQAGALRLGISRALQAMNPDWRPKLKRAGFLERDARAVERKKYGQVKARKRFQYSKR; this comes from the coding sequence TTGGCGGTCGACACATTCTGGGCCACCGGCCGACGCAAAGAGGCGACGGCACGAGTCGGACTGCAAATGGGAACCGGACGGTTCGTCGTCAACGGTCTGACCCTGGACGAGTACTTCCATCGCGAGACGCTCGTGATGTTGATCGAGCAGCCGTTGCGGCTGGTCGAGGCCAAGGGGCAGGTCGACATCATCTGCTATGCGGAAGGCGGCGGAAAATCGGGCCAGGCGGGAGCTCTACGCCTGGGAATCTCCCGCGCCCTGCAGGCGATGAATCCGGATTGGCGACCGAAGCTCAAACGGGCCGGTTTCCTGGAGCGCGACGCCCGCGCGGTGGAACGCAAGAAGTACGGTCAGGTGAAGGCGCGTAAGCGCTTCCAGTATTCGAAGCGTTAG
- the rplM gene encoding 50S ribosomal protein L13, whose product MKTYIPKADSIQRDWYTVDVADQVLGRAAARIARVLRGKTKPQYTPHLDVGDFVIVLNAAKVRTTGGKETEKTYFHYSGYPGGAKWETLGKLRDRRPEELVRRAVRGMLPKNRLGRRLIRKLHVYAGETHPHAAQKPQPLVLS is encoded by the coding sequence ATGAAGACGTACATTCCCAAGGCCGACAGCATTCAGCGCGACTGGTACACGGTCGACGTGGCCGATCAGGTTCTCGGTCGCGCCGCGGCGAGAATCGCCCGCGTGCTGCGCGGCAAGACAAAGCCGCAGTACACGCCGCATCTCGATGTGGGCGACTTCGTGATCGTCCTGAACGCAGCCAAAGTGCGGACGACCGGCGGCAAAGAGACGGAAAAGACCTATTTCCACTACTCGGGATATCCTGGCGGTGCGAAATGGGAAACGCTCGGGAAGCTGCGGGATCGCCGTCCGGAGGAATTGGTGCGCCGCGCTGTCCGCGGCATGCTGCCGAAGAACCGCCTCGGGCGTCGTCTGATACGCAAGCTGCACGTCTACGCGGGTGAGACGCACCCGCATGCGGCACAGAAGCCGCAGCCGTTGGTCCTGAGTTGA
- a CDS encoding alpha/beta hydrolase yields the protein MTVLAWVVGIALLAVALKLTVRWVEPRVAFRPQTGATPPPPGFSSFSTATADGVRITGWHSRLPATGPVLLYFCGNAGNLADRTELLSAVALHGLGVVAFNYRGTGESDGSPSEAGVYLDAEAAHAYMTASLGVAPHRIVLWGHSIGGAVATELATRRPCAGLILEAAFRSAARMGQRIMFGLPVGWAMDYRFDNEANLAKLHLPVLIMHGTDDKTVPVEDASVLFAIAMGVKELWPIPGGRHNDLYQVAGENFFDRLAAFSQHVTEKSQEENVGAGM from the coding sequence ATGACGGTCTTGGCTTGGGTTGTGGGAATAGCGCTTCTGGCTGTCGCCCTCAAGTTGACGGTTCGTTGGGTAGAGCCACGTGTCGCGTTTCGTCCGCAAACAGGGGCTACGCCTCCTCCCCCAGGGTTCTCCTCGTTCTCAACGGCCACCGCGGACGGAGTCAGGATCACTGGGTGGCACTCACGCCTGCCGGCCACCGGTCCGGTCCTCCTTTACTTCTGTGGGAATGCGGGGAATCTGGCTGACCGTACGGAGTTGCTTTCGGCGGTCGCCCTCCACGGCCTGGGGGTGGTAGCTTTCAACTACCGGGGGACAGGCGAGTCCGACGGGAGCCCCTCCGAGGCCGGTGTGTACCTTGATGCCGAGGCGGCACACGCCTACATGACCGCATCGCTCGGCGTCGCGCCGCACAGGATTGTTCTCTGGGGGCATTCCATCGGCGGGGCGGTGGCCACTGAGTTGGCGACACGCCGGCCGTGTGCCGGGTTGATTCTGGAGGCCGCGTTCCGTTCCGCGGCGCGAATGGGGCAGCGCATCATGTTCGGTCTGCCGGTGGGGTGGGCCATGGACTACCGCTTCGACAATGAGGCCAATCTCGCGAAGCTCCACCTGCCGGTCCTGATCATGCACGGGACCGACGACAAAACGGTCCCCGTGGAAGACGCCTCGGTTCTGTTCGCTATCGCGATGGGAGTCAAGGAATTATGGCCGATTCCAGGGGGCAGGCACAACGATCTGTATCAGGTTGCCGGGGAGAACTTCTTCGACCGATTGGCGGCATTCAGTCAGCATGTGACTGAAAAGTCTCAGGAAGAGAACGTTGGGGCAGGGATGTGA
- a CDS encoding S8 family serine peptidase produces MKVVTIPVLASLMAWSASLAAGELSPRQLSVLTPSLVSALSQASSTATFDLLVAPRGSRKSGEKLTLAASASRSLGERHARVGVLLHDEAVHTQSRLTAAIASLPGHATLISSFWITNALHVRADLPALLTLAERDDVAAISLNPAVELMRPVSVTDATAAAVGAQENLAVVGARALWSRGLTGRGRLVASIDTGVEGSHPALKDRWRGMHGDTAAAWFDPFHTPVPADNNGHGTHVMGIAVGRDGADTIGMAPDAEWINAAVIDRGRSLSATFADILAALEWVADPDGDPATTADVPDVVCNSWGVSQQIINACDSLFFDAIDHVEAMGIVCVFAAGNEGPYSMSLRNPADRAVSPTSCFSIGAVDATTPVLTVPPFSSRGPSACDGVSVKPELVAPGVNIRSAYKGQSYKLISGTSMSAPHLAGAVALLRQYNPDLTPEEIKTALMATARDVDPVGEDNASGHGMLDLGAALAALPAAVAPTIIVATVAPDATGDQILARGETGPLVVSLVATGAEAAHVQARLCSMTPGVMLPVDTARFDTLPVGLTVDNAYAPFIVSVPAGMRAGDSIRFELSLTGDPHLGNWVDTFAVPCGLPAGSVIEHVGDGTMGMSLSNIGQLGLGPGSSLDAGGSGWRAQHFSGNLLYEAALMVASESGGFADASRRSDGGSPFDFSPVTGSQGVAAASTSTLQFDDSRAAWPVGVLVSPSAEYCRDSSGAECVTVTWTIHNRTAAVIQGLQIGWLLDIDIPGVGGAIDERVHHDPASGGVYHGTDNSEAVAGLTPINAAFSARRFLANPYGGKLALTEAVKRGDMAPGSSEAPTTAGDYLAALATAPVTVNAGESLVVAVAFIVAPNTESFTEASGTARDRWLRTSGIGDNGGDIEPPPSFALGHNYPNPFNAQTTIPVTIAGSGEESVRLEIVDVLGRHVTTLVDGVLPSGRHLLNWDGGSGQGRALASGIYFARLTMAGRPAEIRTLVLLK; encoded by the coding sequence ATGAAAGTCGTCACGATCCCAGTCTTAGCGTCTCTGATGGCATGGTCGGCGTCCCTTGCGGCCGGGGAATTATCACCCCGCCAGTTGTCCGTTCTGACGCCGTCGTTGGTGTCGGCGCTTTCCCAGGCGTCATCGACGGCGACCTTTGATCTCCTGGTGGCGCCGCGCGGATCGCGCAAGTCGGGTGAAAAGCTCACGCTCGCCGCGTCGGCGTCGCGCAGTCTCGGTGAACGGCATGCCCGCGTCGGCGTCCTTCTTCACGATGAGGCCGTGCACACACAGTCCAGACTCACAGCCGCAATCGCATCGCTGCCGGGTCACGCCACGCTCATCAGCAGCTTCTGGATCACCAATGCCCTCCACGTCCGCGCCGACCTCCCCGCTCTACTCACCCTCGCCGAACGCGATGACGTTGCGGCGATTAGTCTGAATCCCGCGGTCGAGTTGATGCGGCCGGTTTCGGTCACCGATGCCACGGCGGCCGCTGTCGGTGCGCAGGAAAACCTGGCGGTCGTGGGCGCGCGTGCCCTTTGGTCGCGGGGGTTGACCGGACGCGGTCGGCTCGTGGCTTCGATCGATACCGGTGTGGAGGGGAGCCATCCGGCCTTGAAGGATCGCTGGCGGGGGATGCACGGTGACACGGCTGCCGCCTGGTTCGATCCCTTCCACACGCCAGTGCCGGCCGACAACAACGGCCACGGCACGCACGTCATGGGAATCGCCGTGGGGCGCGATGGCGCCGATACGATCGGCATGGCTCCGGATGCCGAGTGGATCAACGCCGCCGTGATCGACCGCGGGCGCTCTCTGTCGGCGACCTTTGCCGATATTCTGGCCGCACTGGAGTGGGTCGCCGATCCCGATGGTGATCCGGCCACGACAGCCGATGTCCCCGACGTGGTCTGCAACTCCTGGGGCGTCTCGCAACAGATCATCAATGCATGCGACTCGCTGTTCTTTGACGCCATCGATCATGTCGAGGCGATGGGAATCGTCTGCGTGTTTGCCGCCGGGAACGAAGGGCCATACTCGATGTCACTGCGCAATCCGGCCGACCGTGCGGTGTCGCCCACCTCGTGCTTCTCGATCGGAGCGGTCGACGCGACCACGCCCGTTCTCACTGTGCCTCCGTTCTCCAGCCGCGGTCCCTCGGCCTGCGATGGCGTCTCGGTCAAGCCGGAGTTGGTTGCCCCCGGTGTGAACATCCGCTCGGCCTACAAAGGGCAATCCTACAAGTTGATCAGTGGGACCTCGATGTCGGCCCCGCATCTGGCCGGGGCGGTGGCCCTCCTGCGCCAGTACAACCCGGACCTGACGCCGGAGGAGATCAAGACAGCCCTCATGGCGACGGCCCGTGATGTCGATCCGGTTGGTGAAGATAACGCCTCCGGGCACGGGATGCTGGACTTGGGAGCGGCGCTCGCCGCCCTGCCTGCGGCGGTGGCTCCGACCATCATTGTCGCCACGGTCGCGCCCGATGCGACCGGTGATCAGATCCTGGCGCGCGGCGAGACCGGTCCACTGGTCGTGTCACTGGTCGCCACCGGGGCGGAAGCCGCGCACGTTCAGGCCCGGCTCTGCTCTATGACTCCGGGTGTCATGTTGCCGGTAGACACGGCGCGCTTCGATACGCTTCCCGTGGGACTGACCGTCGACAACGCCTATGCCCCGTTCATCGTTTCCGTTCCGGCGGGCATGCGAGCAGGGGACTCGATCCGTTTCGAGTTGTCCCTGACCGGAGATCCGCACCTGGGGAACTGGGTCGACACATTTGCCGTGCCGTGTGGATTACCGGCGGGATCTGTGATCGAGCACGTCGGCGACGGCACAATGGGGATGTCGCTCTCGAACATCGGGCAGCTCGGACTCGGTCCCGGCTCAAGTCTCGATGCCGGCGGCTCGGGATGGCGCGCGCAACACTTCAGCGGCAATCTGCTCTACGAGGCGGCCCTGATGGTCGCGTCAGAGAGCGGCGGATTCGCCGATGCCTCGCGTCGGAGCGACGGGGGATCACCCTTCGATTTCTCGCCGGTGACGGGATCCCAAGGCGTTGCGGCGGCCAGTACTTCGACTCTGCAATTCGATGATAGTCGGGCCGCTTGGCCGGTTGGTGTGCTCGTATCGCCGTCGGCCGAGTACTGCCGCGACAGCAGTGGTGCTGAGTGCGTGACCGTGACTTGGACGATTCACAACCGCACGGCAGCGGTGATCCAGGGGCTGCAAATCGGGTGGCTTCTCGACATCGACATTCCGGGGGTCGGTGGAGCGATTGACGAACGCGTCCACCACGATCCTGCGTCCGGCGGCGTCTATCACGGTACCGACAACTCGGAGGCGGTCGCCGGTCTGACCCCGATCAATGCTGCCTTCTCGGCGCGTCGGTTCCTCGCCAACCCGTACGGCGGCAAGCTCGCGCTCACGGAGGCCGTGAAGCGAGGCGACATGGCGCCGGGGAGCTCCGAAGCGCCGACAACGGCAGGGGACTACCTGGCGGCACTGGCCACGGCGCCGGTCACTGTGAACGCCGGCGAGTCCCTGGTCGTGGCCGTGGCCTTCATTGTTGCTCCGAACACTGAGTCCTTCACAGAGGCATCAGGGACCGCCCGCGATCGCTGGCTGAGGACAAGCGGCATCGGTGACAATGGTGGCGACATCGAGCCTCCCCCATCCTTCGCCTTGGGTCACAACTACCCGAATCCCTTCAATGCTCAGACGACCATTCCGGTGACCATTGCGGGTTCCGGTGAGGAATCGGTGCGATTGGAGATCGTAGACGTTCTCGGACGGCATGTCACGACGCTGGTCGACGGCGTTCTCCCGAGCGGTCGGCATCTGCTCAACTGGGATGGCGGCAGTGGTCAGGGACGTGCGTTGGCGTCCGGGATCTATTTCGCACGGCTGACGATGGCCGGGCGGCCGGCCGAAATCCGCACGTTGGTCCTCCTCAAATAG
- a CDS encoding tetratricopeptide repeat protein — protein sequence MESPKAAARHLRLGLTAALIVGAVIRVVYLLQIRDNPFFLHPIADAAHFDRWAEQIAAGDLWGSGPFFRAPLYAYALALVYWLLGHDPLVVRGIQFIVGLVGVAGTAILARRLWNDRVGVIAGWLAALYPTAIYYEGELLSDFLLLSITPFLLLACLHAAAHRRAGAVALAGALTGIAAITRPTVLATVPVLLALLVHEPIRQRHWRTALGRTTLFLVTAALMIAPVTLRNVMVGHDRVWIAWQGGINFAVGNHRGADGVSAAMPPWGTAWTVAEITAAAETAAGHRLKPSEVSRYWTGRGWQFWRESPAAALRLLGRKLLLFWQDAEYSNNQSRSWFLSRWGPVLLVLPLSFGLLVGFGAIGWFSARSSLPHRLILLWTILYGIAVAAFFVSDRFRLPVVPIWIGAAAAGLSWLWDRFRRRHWRAAVPAAVIVPALVLVGRCDFFDLPTESLPRSYLALGNIQLESGQTSAALASYDTALAIDPGYPGLWMGRGAAHYRAGLVDSAAEDFRRELQRHPASPEALTNLAVARLDLADTATALLLLEQALAASPRFLPAAVSKARVLRSQNRREDAYQTLRRTTDPTSGPDAHLLLGVLSMELGRLEEADSLFATVVHAPGRIVGADVSPDVPRLLGVSDLHRDLALAHYNRGVIAGMRRVWRDATTELRSAVNLDPQLAQAWSNLAQACLQVGAVDSALVAAHQAVHLGPGNPVYLTTRAMAYLSAGDTAAAAADARAALDHDSNFAPAIAILRRISTDRQ from the coding sequence ATGGAGTCGCCCAAGGCAGCCGCTCGCCATCTCCGGCTGGGTCTGACTGCCGCACTGATCGTCGGCGCGGTGATTCGCGTGGTCTATCTGCTGCAGATTCGCGACAACCCGTTCTTTCTGCATCCGATCGCCGATGCCGCGCACTTCGACCGCTGGGCTGAACAGATCGCGGCGGGCGATCTGTGGGGCTCAGGTCCGTTCTTCCGTGCGCCGCTGTACGCCTACGCGCTCGCCCTCGTGTATTGGCTGTTGGGGCATGATCCGCTCGTTGTGCGCGGCATCCAGTTCATTGTCGGGTTGGTCGGAGTTGCGGGGACGGCCATTCTGGCCCGGAGACTGTGGAATGACCGCGTCGGCGTGATCGCCGGTTGGTTGGCGGCGCTGTATCCGACCGCGATCTACTATGAGGGCGAGCTCCTTTCGGACTTCCTCCTGCTCTCCATCACGCCGTTTCTCCTGTTGGCATGTCTCCATGCCGCGGCGCACAGACGGGCCGGGGCCGTTGCTCTCGCGGGAGCTCTGACCGGCATTGCCGCGATTACGCGACCGACGGTGCTGGCCACGGTGCCCGTGTTGCTGGCGTTGCTGGTTCACGAGCCGATCCGTCAACGCCACTGGCGTACAGCACTGGGGCGGACGACGTTGTTCCTAGTGACAGCGGCGCTGATGATCGCACCGGTGACGCTCCGCAACGTCATGGTCGGCCACGACCGGGTCTGGATCGCCTGGCAGGGAGGCATCAATTTCGCCGTCGGCAATCATCGCGGCGCCGATGGGGTATCGGCCGCGATGCCGCCTTGGGGGACCGCATGGACGGTCGCCGAGATCACGGCGGCGGCCGAGACGGCCGCCGGGCATCGTCTCAAGCCGTCCGAGGTCTCCCGCTACTGGACCGGGCGGGGATGGCAATTCTGGCGCGAATCCCCCGCCGCGGCCCTCCGACTCCTGGGTCGTAAGTTGCTGCTGTTTTGGCAGGATGCCGAGTACTCCAATAATCAGAGCCGGAGCTGGTTCCTCAGTCGCTGGGGACCGGTGTTGCTTGTTCTCCCCCTATCCTTCGGACTGCTGGTCGGATTCGGGGCCATCGGCTGGTTCTCCGCGAGGAGTTCACTTCCGCATCGCCTGATTCTACTATGGACGATACTATATGGAATAGCCGTCGCGGCGTTCTTCGTCAGCGACCGGTTTCGCCTGCCGGTCGTGCCGATCTGGATCGGCGCGGCCGCGGCGGGGCTGTCGTGGTTGTGGGACAGGTTCCGCCGGCGGCATTGGCGCGCCGCGGTCCCCGCGGCTGTGATCGTGCCGGCCCTGGTGCTTGTCGGCCGCTGCGACTTCTTTGACCTGCCGACGGAGTCTTTGCCGCGATCGTACCTGGCGTTGGGGAACATCCAACTCGAATCGGGACAGACGAGCGCGGCTCTGGCCTCATACGACACGGCGCTCGCCATCGACCCGGGGTACCCCGGACTCTGGATGGGACGCGGCGCCGCCCACTACCGCGCCGGACTTGTCGACTCGGCCGCTGAGGATTTCCGCCGCGAACTGCAGCGGCATCCTGCATCGCCGGAGGCGCTGACGAATCTGGCAGTTGCCCGACTGGACCTGGCCGATACGGCGACAGCACTGCTGCTGCTGGAACAGGCGCTGGCGGCAAGCCCACGTTTTCTACCCGCGGCGGTGAGCAAGGCACGCGTTCTGCGTAGCCAGAACCGCCGGGAAGACGCCTACCAGACGCTCCGTCGGACCACCGATCCGACGTCCGGTCCGGACGCCCATCTCCTATTGGGAGTGCTGTCCATGGAATTGGGACGGTTGGAGGAGGCGGATTCGTTGTTCGCCACCGTCGTCCATGCGCCGGGACGCATCGTCGGCGCGGATGTCAGCCCCGATGTCCCGCGGCTGCTTGGCGTCTCAGATCTCCACAGAGATCTGGCGCTCGCGCACTACAACCGTGGGGTCATTGCCGGCATGCGCCGAGTGTGGCGCGATGCCACAACAGAACTCAGATCCGCCGTGAATCTCGATCCTCAGTTGGCGCAAGCATGGTCGAATCTCGCACAGGCCTGCCTGCAAGTGGGTGCTGTTGATTCGGCCCTGGTGGCCGCACACCAGGCGGTTCACCTCGGGCCCGGAAACCCTGTCTACTTGACCACCCGAGCGATGGCCTACCTGTCCGCAGGCGACACTGCCGCCGCCGCCGCCGATGCCCGAGCCGCGTTGGACCACGACTCGAACTTCGCGCCTGCCATCGCTATTCTGCGCCGCATCAGCACCGACCGCCAGTGA
- a CDS encoding PorV/PorQ family protein yields the protein MELRRRLIGGAGVVAMCVSLAVAPSSARAQDKVGTTGAQFLEVGVSPRADAVGGAFAAIADDASAIYYNPAGLVQLDHRQVMVSLIDYPADISYSFVGLAWPVAFGGVFGVAYYGLDAGDMPVTTPEYEMGAPGWTFTARDYAVSLSYGRYLTDRFSVGGTVKIIDELFEEERSTGWAADVGTQYNTGFRNFKIVMTLTNFGPDMKFITQPYPLPISFRFGGAIDVLDNPQHHAVFALEGAHPADNREKYNTGFEYMFRNLAALRIGHRFEHDLGGVTFGGGVHFALGGKLAARLDYGYQDFGALDQIHRFSMTVDF from the coding sequence ATGGAATTGCGACGACGGTTGATTGGCGGGGCGGGGGTCGTGGCCATGTGCGTGTCGCTGGCCGTAGCTCCCAGTTCCGCCCGTGCACAGGACAAGGTCGGCACCACGGGGGCGCAGTTCCTGGAAGTCGGAGTTTCGCCCCGCGCCGATGCCGTGGGCGGGGCATTCGCCGCCATCGCGGACGATGCCTCGGCGATCTACTACAACCCCGCCGGGTTGGTCCAACTGGATCACCGACAGGTGATGGTCTCATTGATCGACTATCCGGCCGACATCAGCTATTCTTTCGTTGGTCTTGCCTGGCCGGTCGCGTTCGGCGGCGTCTTCGGGGTGGCGTACTATGGCCTCGATGCCGGTGACATGCCGGTCACGACGCCGGAGTACGAGATGGGCGCTCCCGGGTGGACCTTCACGGCGAGAGACTATGCGGTGTCGCTCTCGTATGGCCGCTATTTGACCGATCGCTTTTCCGTCGGCGGCACCGTCAAGATCATCGATGAGCTCTTTGAGGAAGAGCGCTCCACGGGATGGGCCGCGGACGTCGGCACGCAGTACAATACCGGCTTCCGCAACTTCAAGATCGTCATGACGCTGACGAACTTCGGGCCGGACATGAAGTTCATCACACAGCCGTATCCACTGCCGATCAGCTTCCGGTTCGGTGGTGCCATTGACGTTCTCGACAACCCGCAGCATCACGCGGTCTTCGCCTTGGAGGGGGCCCATCCGGCCGATAACCGCGAGAAGTACAACACCGGCTTCGAATACATGTTTCGGAATCTGGCGGCTCTGCGAATCGGCCACCGGTTCGAGCATGATCTCGGCGGCGTCACGTTCGGTGGCGGCGTGCACTTTGCGCTGGGTGGGAAGCTGGCGGCCCGGTTGGACTATGGCTATCAGGATTTCGGCGCGCTCGACCAGATCCATCGATTCTCGATGACCGTGGACTTTTGA